The Arachis ipaensis cultivar K30076 chromosome B03, Araip1.1, whole genome shotgun sequence region ataattttttttatattattagatgaaaattaattttttatctttaattaaaattactaaaaaatatcaataaactataattcaaatgacatagtctcttcaTACTTATTTAGAGGTTACAAGTTCGAATTTCTCTATCTTTAATAAAATTACTAGAAAACGGGAATCTAAAAATATATGGCATTAGTAATTACTAATTAGTTTATTGATTGCATAGATATTATGCAAAGTGGTATACTATGAATTAACTTTTGTGCTAAACATAAGGGTTGTTTAGGGTGCAGTGGCGGAGCTTGAAGAGATTGGTGGTGGGGGTGTTANNNNNNNNNNNNNNNNNNNNNNNNNNNNNNNNNNNNNNNNNNNNNNNNNNNNNNNNNNNNNNNNNNNNNNNNNNNNNNNNNNNNNNNNNNTATacagataaaaaaataattttactataAATAAGAATGAGATTTTAATTTGTATGACTAAgccaataaaatttttaatttgtgaAAACTTATTAAAATCTAAATCCAAAATgttaaagtttaaaattaaaaataattaaataaatacaaaaatttggAAGTTTATCCCACAAACTTAATATAAAAGTGTGATATTTAAACTAATTGAACTATATTTTTGTATTAATactgctaattttttttataaaaattttggagAGACTATGATCCTGATTGTCTAAACTAAGCTCGGGTTCTGTTAGGGTGAATATGAGCTAAAGTGAATGGCTTTAGCCTTCAAGTCTTGCTGTTAGAGTTAGCTAACGTGATTGATCAAAATTAGTTTATTTAGTGGGCTTTAACTTGAAGTGCAACATTAGATGCAGGCCATGTTCTCTTTTTGGTCTTGAGTTAGATTTATTTTCCAGTTTGGATCTTGAACTACGTCAGGCCCAACCCAACTAACTAAATCAAGCAAGCCTAAGATAAGGTTTGTTTCCAAAGACTGTATCTAGGCAAgtccaacaaaaaataaaaaaaagactgTATCTAGGTGATTGGTAGTAAGAAATTTGAAATTCAACATTTCAGTCATTTCAAtacttttaaaagataaaaatagatGCCACTAAAAATGTCTTTAATTCgcgtttttatttttaatattttttatttttaaattttgtgaaaaaaaaaccaaaaagtgaaaataaaaaactaagattttattgtttttatttttttattttttttataaaattcagaaaataaaaaatattaaaaataaaaatacaaatccaactattaatttttttaattttaaatttatttattttaaactaaacataatatttaaaaataatatagttcaacatattttatattaaatataatacaaaatttaatttaatttttactaATTTTCATTCTCAATTTTAACTGACTTAAAATTTTGCCTTGCATGTAACAATTAGTTAGAAATTAGCTTTTCATATTCGAATTAgctataaatttttaaataaaacttagggCCAAAATTTAGATTCCCTACAAATTAATGGTTGATTTATCATACCGTGGACAAACAAAGAAATTAGTCTTCGATGTGTTGAATTTTGTGTAAATAATTTTAATACACTGAAGAAATCAATTCGTTGGAAGTGTTTAGATCATCTCGAGTAGGAAACTTATCTCAATTTCTATTTATGGCgtacctgtcataaaaagtaactccacatcagcttttgcgtcataaacgataaataggaactcaaagcatctctctcttctccattaggaggaactaactttagtctctATTGtagtcccacttaattaattaattaaaatacttaaaattaatgtaattaattttttttaataatattatttaaatttataaatttaaaaataattcactattaaaagatattaatattaaataaattcatatataataataatactcAANNNNNNNNNNNNNNNNNNNNNNNNNNNNNNNNNNNNNatacaatttttattataattattactaatttaattattattttattatttaatataattatttaattatttcagattttatattattattttttaaaataatttgtcaAATAGTAAGTTATTATTGGTTAACTTGAGTCCCTGTTTAGAAGGACTCCCTCGTCTTAAGATCCGTGCGGAACTCATTCATTTACTCCTCAAATGATTAGAGTTCTTATATGTCACAAAAAAGTGAAAGATGAACTCACTATTGTAGGTGCTCTAAGAAATTGGACCATAATATATTCCCAAAACCACGAAATTCTTCTTCGGAAAACTCAATCCCCAGTTTGGCTAACAAACAAAAACAGATTCCCTAGCGACCGTAAATTGTAATAATCCATCATCGTCCGATGGCGGCGTCACGGATCATATCGCATCCTCACCGTCCATTCTCTCCTCCGCCATCTCAACCCCATGCGCACTCCTCCATCACCCTCAACTTCACACTCCACCCACCAAAACGGTGTCGTTTCGCCTGCGTTCTTCGCGCCTCGCTTAAGGAGAACGATCTCAACGATAAAGCTGACCTATTTGCGCTTCCCCgtaattcactcacttcattcattcgttaattcattttttctttttttcatttaatttaatttggtgTATTAGGGCCTTTAACTTCCACTCAGCTCTCCGATTCAGTTTCCGATGGTCCACGTCTTCAAGTTGCATATCAGGTAGTATTACTTCCATGTCTCATATTCAATTCAATATTTTTTCAATTGAATTGTTGAGTATTGGATTTAgcatttgcatttttattttattttggtggaGCTGGTTTAATTGGgggaataaattattttattttattttatttttcagggGGTTCCTGGTGCTTATAGTGAATCAGCAGCACAGAAGGCCTACCCAAATTGTGAAGCTGTTCCATGTCCACAATTTGAGAATGCATTTCAAGTATGATGTTGTTTTCATTTTTGCTCTTTTTTCCAAGTTTCCTCATTTGTTGCATTGGTAGGAATATGATAACATTAGAAATTGAAAGATATTCCAAATTGATTGTCATTGTAGAACTTAGTTACATAAAGAGTAGTTTAATGTGTAGATTTTTTTGACAAATTTAAGCGCAAGTTCTTGAACCACTTATTTATGTTACACTAGAAAGTTGAGAGGTGGCTTGTGGATAGAGCAGTTTTGCCAATTGAGAATTCTTTAGGAGGGAGCATCCACAGAAATTATGACCTTCTACTCAGGCACAGGTTGCATATAGTGGGAGAAGTGAAATATGCAGTTCACCATTGTCTGATGGCCAATCATGGTGTTAAACTCGAGGATCTGAAGCGTGTTCTTAGTCATCCACAGGTTTGTTTCTAAGTTTATAACTTATTATCTCCTACCTTTGTTTGGACAGTCACAAACTCATCTAAGATTGGTTGTGTTTTAGGCTCTTTCACAATGTGAGCACACACTGACGAAGTGGGGATTGGTTAGAGAAGCAGTCGATGATACAGCTGGTGCTGCACAGGTATGCATAGAATGATGGGAGCTGGTTTCTGGTATCATTCCTTGTTTTTCAGTTAAGCAACAATTGCACTTAATTTACTGAGTTTCAATTATCAAGACATTTTAGACATTCCCACTTTTTTTTGTGTAGGAAATATACTACTTTCCCTTTAGGCATCAGAGTATTTTATGCTTTTCATGGTTCTAGGTGTACCTTTAGTCATATAAGTTGGTCTTGATCAACTCCAtgatctatttttaaaattaaccaACTTTTATCAACTTATGAAGAGTAACAACTTGAATTGATATTGAACCTTGGGTTTTAGGATGGAAAATTCGATTAAGCTGCTATTGTTGACTTTGTTATCATTGTGACTTACCCTAAGATTGTTACAAATTATAGTATATTGCCATGCATGGAGTAAAAGATGCAGGAGCGGTTGCTAGTTCTGCTGCTGCAAAGATTTATGGCTTGAATATACTTGCCCAAGACATTCAGGTCAGAACCCATGGCTGCATTGTTCTATCAAACATGATAATCATTCATGTTAATGTACATTACTAGATTTCATCTCTCACAGTTTTGTATTTTCAGGATGATTGCGATAATGTCACCCGATTTCTAATGTTAGCACGAGAACCTATAATTCCCGGTACAGATAGGCCATTTAAGGTACAGACGAATAGAATAAATAGCTGAAACTATTGCATTGAATGCACCATACTTCTCCTCACAACTAATTGATTTGTTATACGTCTGCCTACTTATCAAATATTGTGTATAGTTGTTGATTGTGGTGTTGAATTCTCAGACAAGCATAGTTTTTTCGTTGGAAGAAGGTCCGGGAATACTTTTCAAGGCTCTTGCGGTGTTCGCTCTGCGTCAAATCAACCTTTCAAAGGTTTGTTTTTCTTATTGGCATCAGATGCTTGTTATGGAAGTTGCAAGTTTACTTCTAAAACAATTCTGATCACGAGATTTGTTTGTTTTTCTATCAGATTGAAAGCCGTCCTTTGCGGAACATGCCGCTGCGAATGGCTGATGATAATAGCAATGGGTCACCCAAGTATGAATGCCATAACTACAGCTCCttctttaatttaaatattttctttcttcaaaTTGATTATTCCAATTCATAACTAGTACTGTATCAGTGAAAAAGGTTTTATGATGATCTTTGTGATGATCCTAAGTTATATTTTTTGTACAGGTATTTTGATTATCTTTTTTATGTTGATTTTGAAGCGTCAATGGCTGATCCAAGGGCACAAAATGCTCTGAGGCATCTGAATGTACACTTTAATTTTTATGAATCATATCCACAGGATTATCTATGAGCGGATGCTCTAAAAAACTCTATATTTTTACAGGAGTTCGCTACATTCTTGCGAGTTCTAGGGAGTTATCCGATGGATACTGGCACGGTGTAAATAATATCCTGAAAGGGTGAGCACCATCTATCTGAACAGTTTTCCTGGATGTTATTTTGTCGTTTGCTTTATTGGATGAATTAGGATACTTTTAATGTTATGTTTCTTGCTCTATTCTGAATTTCTGATGTTGATGTAGGGTTCTTCAAATTGTTTAATCATGTTCATGAATATGCACCAAGTCTGCATTTCTTCAAACGCAGACATACACAGAAGCATTGGATGCACAAGCTCCTAACAGTTTTGGCGTGCCTTCCCTGGCTTTAGCATCTCTGTTCTTAGAGATATAGTGTTAGTTTAAAGCATACCTACATGTTGGCTCAAATGCAAATATAGCTTATACTCTTTTGAACCCAATTAGTTCCTCTCAGATGTTTCAAAATGACCATGCTTGTCCTTTGAAGTTACGTTAAGTATTCAGATTATCTCTAAAATGAAATGATGAAACACTAATTTGACTAGAGAAAACCTGGCTTATACATTTTTGCTGGCGAGGTTATCAAGAGGTTTCAATAGATTAAGTGCTTGTTTGGATATTTATTTGCAATTTGCTAGCTTACTTATTAAGTAATCAACGTTTGGAGTTTTGAAAAATCAACTGTGTGCTAATAAACGTCGTTTACTCTCTGAAAGTTACACTTGGTGTTTCTATGGCGACTTTTTGTAAAGAATTTTTGCATCAGCGAAGTTCGGGCTAAAACAACAAATCGTAGCATTTTATCATTCATATATTAGCTTGGAAAATAAAAGTTAACAGCATAATGTTCTTCATTATCCAAACCTTCAGCTAAGTACaccaattaaaaatataatttattatcttatcttgCCCAAATGAGGGGACTCGTTAGCTTTCTGGGTAACGCATGAATGTTGGATTTTTCATTTTCATCCCAATAGGTTGCAATAGATCTAAAGAAGCTAAAATATGACAAAAGAATTAGAGAAAGAAATAAACAATTATGGGACTGCGATAATTCAAAGTGGGATAGTGTTGTCTTTCTGTTACTATACTTTCTTTTTATGGCAATAAATATGACATCTAATGTTGCATATCTATAGACCATTTGTTTTGCTTGGACAGTAACATTAATGTATGAGTTGATGAGTAAAAAGGTAAAAATGTGTTTGAACTTTGAATagttctaaaactttagatgttaTATTAACAACATCGATAAGCTGTTTGGAATCTTTACAGGCTATGCCAACTTACACGTTGCTTCAGACATGAAACTCATCAAAATGTGTTCTACATTATTAGTATTTACTGCTATCTCAACTCCCATTAATATGATCAAATCAAACAATTATGCAGATGTCTTCTAAATCTCGAGTTAGAGGATGCTCCACTTAGATTCAAGAGTTTTGATTTGCTGCCATTAGCTTTTTAACCAAGGTCAAGATCTCACCCCGCATCTCGGCAACCGCAATTGGAGTAACCTGTTCCTTCACATCAGGGAACCACAGCTCCGTTAAATCAATATTTTTGCAGTTTACATGCCAGTTGCATATCACTCTTGCTATGGCCATGACATACAAACCACAATCATAACCATTCTCTTGTTGGGGTGAATCAGCCCATTCCAAAAAGCTAGGTTCAGATGCCGATCCGCATTGCCCCATGTATCCACCAACAGCTCTATAGAGTTGCTTAGCAGGTGCTGAGTTCATGCCTCTGCAACTATCATGGTGAACAAACTTGTTAGCGCGCCTGTAATAAGCAAGTAGGCTCCAGTGAGACCCACCTTCAGCTTTACCAACATCTTCGTTATCGTTGACGGGGAATATAACCAGTTCCTTATCAGACAAATGAAGGGGCTCTATGAAATCTTTGAGAGCCTCAGCAACAGGACATTTCATGATCCAAAATGCTATGGAGGGTGGAACCAGCAGGGTATCCTGAGAGGGATAACAAGATGGAAGATAGCTGAAATACAACTCGATAACTCGATCATTAAGATAAAACGGACCGTTGAGGATGGTTAGATCATAACGCCGAAGCACAACATCGTTGTAGCTCAGAATCATCTCATCTGATGGTGATCCCTTCATCTGATGAAAATGAAAGTTCAATGTCTTAGTTAGATGAACAATCACCTACTTTGCTATTTTAAATTTTCTTGCTCTAGTTTGTGATAAAACATGCAAAACATCTTCAAACCAGTTCCCCTTCCCTCAACTTTCTTTTGCCCCCTCCAAAATCAAAACTCAAAAATGGCCCCCAAAGGTTTTCATTTTTCACGGATAAATGCAACAAAAGGAAATGCACAAATATCAGTTTTTCAGCTGGGCATTTTCACATACATCTGGATCTGGTGAATATTTTCTTTAACACAATAACCTAGGCATCAAGTTCTTCAGATCAAAGTTGGGCACACGCTACATATTCAAGCAATCTAATTATCTAATGGAATTAGCGATtgcataataataaattaaaaagaaaagatccaTTTCTAAATTATCAACGATAACATAAGAAAACTCGTTTCCCAATTATTGAAAAATGAGCAAGGATTAATAACCCTAAACCTAGAAAGGACTTACAGTCAAATTGAAGAAAAGGACTGGTTGGTTGGTTGGTTGGTTATTGATTCAGGAAAAGTTGGAGTTTGATATGTAAGAACCCTCAGGAAAGCATCGATGTCAAATACTCGCACGAGTGATACTCAGAAGTAATTTGTTGTTCGACTTTTGCACACAATGGAATGCAAATTCTCTTGGGCTCAAGCCTGGTTAGTGGTTACTGTAGAAGTGTTCTATATACCATTTGATTATTTTTCGTGAACATAATTTTTCAAAGGTGAATATTTTTCATGAGAGGTTTGAAACCAAGATAATAGTCAAATTCGGCGAAAGCTAGTGCACTCTGGGCAAAGTAGGGAGTGCAGCACTCTTTAAAAGTTAACCTGTTATCAAAAGTAAttaggtaaattaaatttatttattattattttttttgtcatggaCTGAACAAACAAATCGGCACTAACAAAAAAAACTAATTCGCTCGTTTAACACAGGACTATCTTTACACCAGAAGAGTACTCAGAAAAATTTGATCGATTTCCTCTGTTATTCTGTTATTGTTGATGTGATGTCTTCAAGCATTTTCACGGTTTTGTTTGCTAGCAGGTGCTTCCACTATTGTTCTGTCTAGCCACATATTTTGACGCTCTTGAATCCACCCCATTCCACATCTACCATAAATGGACCTTCAAAACCTGAAAAATTGCTACCATAGAAAAGGAAGGCACCATAATTCTCAGATGACAAcgcaatcaaagcacaaaatacatgacagttacaacaagtccattatcttttatttcaaattatcCTCAACGTGTACGTAATAGAAAACTTCAACCCAATACTTGAGACttacaaaaaaaatctaaaacttaTCAAAAATGATTAACCTGATTAACAGGTTACCTTTTTAAATCCAgaccattcaaataaaatataataaatgaagAGTTCAGATTTACGAATTCACAAGGTGTGCAGCACTCCATAGTTAGCAAGGAGCGTTTAAGGATGAGCCGTCAAATTCGTTTACGAAAGatcacatattttttattttatttttggatgatttttttaattaaattaattcctaaataattttatttaaattatattagttCTTCTGTTTAGTTTTTTTACATTGTCGTTACCACTTTTGTTCAGAGTCTGTTTTTATCCTCGACCAGGTCTCATCCAATCTTCACCGTATATGCGCGGTTCAGATCCCTCACATGGCGAATTTCTAACCTTCCGGAGTCCTTTGGGTTCTTGATTTTTCTCcaaatgagtttttttttttttttattctgtcTCATCCCAAAAAAAATTTCTATAATTAAGATCAATCATATTACATGTAGACATTGGTAATAAAGCAGTTTGTATTCAGTAAGTAGAAATAGAGGTAAGGACATATTTTATCATAATAAACATCTTATCctaaaagtttaagttaattttgGAGTTTACTAAGGATTAAACTCTTAATCTTTTGGATTTAGAGCTCTAACACCATGTTATAATACCACTCATTCTAAAAGTTTCAGCTGATGAGAAAAGataacactaataattatatctctaatactaaaTCGGACATCTCTAaatctccattgtacacattgtataaatattccattggctccttaTACTTTCTCATGTCTTTATAAGTATTATATCTTCGAGTGTAGAAGAGGCACTCTAAAATACTTTTCGAAATCATTTATTCTTGTAAACCACAACATTTCACTAATCTCTTCCTTAACTCTGAGACCCATAGCGGAGGAAAAGAAGATGCGAATTTTATCATTATTCATTTTCTGGTCCAAGCTGTTGCAAAAGCTTCGAGAACTTTTTTAATAACCTCTTCAAGCAAATTGGCTTCCACTAGTTGTACTCCACTATGACACTAATAAGCTGGAAGAGGCGTTCTATATACAAGACAAAAAGATACAGCGATAAAGGGTCACTCTAACGAATGCCTCGAATAGGGAAGACATCCAAGACTTTCCCGTTTTAGAGAACCCTCATCCTCGTAGAGATGCATTAGAAATAAGATTAATGAAAGGTTGGGACAAACTAATATTCTTCGGAGTATCTTCAATAAAGCTCCATTTCAGTCTATCATATGTTTTTTTCAAGTCGATCTTGATCGCCATCCACCCTTTCACTCCTTTCTTCAATCTCATAGAGTGAATCACTTCCTGAGTAATTATAATATTATCTGAATTCTGTTTTCCAAAAACAAAACTGCATTGGGTGAGTTAAGTTAACTCAGTTAACTAATTTATCTATCCTAGCCAACACTTTAGTAATGATTTTATAAAACACATTACATAGGCTAATAAGGCGCATTTGTTTCAGACTATAGATTGGTTTCACTTTAGGAATAAGGGTAATGAGTGTATCATTTATCTCACCAATAGTCCCAGAATTCGCAAGAATTTTTTCCACCAGTTTCTACATGTCATTTTCCACAATATTCATTGCTCTTGATAGAAAATCACTTGTAGACCGTTTTTTTCTGGTACTTTCAAACTTCCAATACTAAGCAGGTATTTTTTTATCTCCATAATAGTAAAATTGCTTCCAATCTGATTCAACTTATCATTATAAAGAGTGGAAAGAGCTTTGTTTAAGATAAAAGGGATATCAGGGAGGTCATCAGAGTACAAATTAGTATAAAAAGAAGTAACCATGTGCTCGAGATCAATGTTGTTTAAAACCCAGTTACCTTCATCATCTTAAAAGGAAATAATCTTGTTTCTTCTTCTTGTAGCTATAGTAGTGCCATAAAAAAGTTTAGTGTTTCGATCCCCGAATTCAATCCATTTGCATCGTGATTTCTGAAATCAAAAGAGCTCCTCTTGAACTAAAATATTTTCGTATTCGATCCAGAATTTCCCTTGCATTTTCTCAAGAAACCTATTACTTCCCGTATTCAAACGGTTACTTATCCCTTGAAGTCTTCTCAGGATCTTGGATTTCTTTTGATGAATATTCCCAAAAACTGTCGAGTTCCAATCTTTAACCGAATTCTGAAACTCCTCAATGCACATATTCCACGAGTTCTGATGGTTCCATGCATTATATATATGCCTTGTTGATAGCTATTACATCGCATTTGCAATTATATTATTAAGagttaattttgttattttttaatggtTCAAGGCCAATGagtaataactcaaatggcatagactcctcatattcaattaagaggttgcgagttcgagtctcttacctttaagaggttgcgggttcgagtctcatatctttggtaataaaaaaaaaggTCAAAGTGtaaagaggttgcgggttcgagtctcatatctttggtaataaaaaaaaaatggtcAAAGTGTAAAACTTTTTAGGATAAAATCAGTCCCATAAAAGGAAAAGTTTATCGGGGGCTATTTTAGGTTTTTCTCTAATTATCTTTGTTTATAGTGTAAAATAATTATGTAAAAGGAAAAGTTTTATACCAACTTTTAGGAGGTTgtccaaaataaataatttcattgAAATAGTATATTATAGTATTGGATATTTGTATAAAATTATAACTTTTTTCTAACATGAGAATGTTTTTTAGACCGTAGACATTTCAGCATGTTTTTCGAAACCTGAGAAAGATGCAAAGACCATCTCTCTTAGACGTAGTTACGTACTTACTTTGTTGAACTTGAAATTAGTGTTTGTTGAAAAGTTTATAGGACTTCTTGAACATTTttcaaatatataattaaaatatggtttAAGACTATTATTTGCCACTTAAAATAAAACACGATTAATTAGTCACTACACAACTCAATTAGAGGAATAAGTCCTGGATTGAATCAACGTTGACATAAAAATTTCATTCATGATTTATATCATCCTTTTGGTGAAGTTAGGCTGAGAGCAAGACCACTTGGTGGTGTTTTGTTGACTGAGCCTTTCCAATTTTAACTGCCTGACTTTGCTTTACACGTGTTTCTCACgtgccttttttttttaatcttgtttTTCACTTTCAAAATTTCCTGCTTTAGTAAGAATGGGGATTGACACAAATTTTGTAACTTTAGGCTACTTTTGGTTAGTGTCTTTGACACA contains the following coding sequences:
- the LOC107629171 gene encoding NEDD8-specific protease 1; this encodes MKGSPSDEMILSYNDVVLRRYDLTILNGPFYLNDRVIELYFSYLPSCYPSQDTLLVPPSIAFWIMKCPVAEALKDFIEPLHLSDKELVIFPVNDNEDVGKAEGGSHWSLLAYYRRANKFVHHDSCRGMNSAPAKQLYRAVGGYMGQCGSASEPSFLEWADSPQQENGYDCGLYVMAIARVICNWHVNCKNIDLTELWFPDVKEQVTPIAVAEMRGEILTLVKKLMAANQNS
- the LOC107629172 gene encoding arogenate dehydratase/prephenate dehydratase 2, chloroplastic isoform X1, translating into MAASRIISHPHRPFSPPPSQPHAHSSITLNFTLHPPKRCRFACVLRASLKENDLNDKADLFALPRPLTSTQLSDSVSDGPRLQVAYQGVPGAYSESAAQKAYPNCEAVPCPQFENAFQKVERWLVDRAVLPIENSLGGSIHRNYDLLLRHRLHIVGEVKYAVHHCLMANHGVKLEDLKRVLSHPQALSQCEHTLTKWGLVREAVDDTAGAAQYIAMHGVKDAGAVASSAAAKIYGLNILAQDIQDDCDNVTRFLMLAREPIIPGTDRPFKLLIVVLNSQTSIVFSLEEGPGILFKALAVFALRQINLSKIESRPLRNMPLRMADDNSNGSPKYFDYLFYVDFEASMADPRAQNALRHLNEFATFLRVLGSYPMDTGTV
- the LOC107629172 gene encoding arogenate dehydratase/prephenate dehydratase 2, chloroplastic isoform X3, producing the protein MRTPPSPSTSHSTHQNGVVSPAFFAPRLRRTISTIKLTYLRFPLSDSVSDGPRLQVAYQGVPGAYSESAAQKAYPNCEAVPCPQFENAFQKVERWLVDRAVLPIENSLGGSIHRNYDLLLRHRLHIVGEVKYAVHHCLMANHGVKLEDLKRVLSHPQALSQCEHTLTKWGLVREAVDDTAGAAQYIAMHGVKDAGAVASSAAAKIYGLNILAQDIQDDCDNVTRFLMLAREPIIPGTDRPFKLLIVVLNSQTSIVFSLEEGPGILFKALAVFALRQINLSKIESRPLRNMPLRMADDNSNGSPKYFDYLFYVDFEASMADPRAQNALRHLNEFATFLRVLGSYPMDTGTV
- the LOC107629172 gene encoding arogenate dehydratase/prephenate dehydratase 2, chloroplastic isoform X2 produces the protein MAASRIISHPHRPFSPPPSQPHAHSSITLNFTLHPPKRCRFACVLRASLKENDLNDKADLFALPRPLTSTQLSDSVSDGPRLQVAYQGVPGAYSESAAQKAYPNCEAVPCPQFENAFQKVERWLVDRAVLPIENSLGGSIHRNYDLLLRHRLHIVGEVKYAVHHCLMANHGVKLEDLKRVLSHPQALSQCEHTLTKWGLVREAVDDTAGAAQYIAMHGVKDAGAVASSAAAKIYGLNILAQDIQDDCDNVTRFLMLAREPIIPGTDRPFKTSIVFSLEEGPGILFKALAVFALRQINLSKIESRPLRNMPLRMADDNSNGSPKYFDYLFYVDFEASMADPRAQNALRHLNEFATFLRVLGSYPMDTGTV